A DNA window from Salvelinus namaycush isolate Seneca chromosome 30, SaNama_1.0, whole genome shotgun sequence contains the following coding sequences:
- the LOC120025190 gene encoding CD59 glycoprotein-like yields MVDIFRVPNQLPDILLSLFEQAGSESAEIKIMANYPGMCLVFCFAIFGLGSAIRCFTCKDNTGSCTNTQDCPSDDACLTLTETGGQITRQCIKGSDCDFNRLAQMFPSVPKFTFGCCSNDLCNGATSIGTGKPLLGLLASLAVMWWCMQ; encoded by the exons ATGGTTGACATATTTCGAGTTCCGAATCAGCTGCCTGACATTTTGCTTTCGTTGTTCGAGCAAGCAGG AAGTGAGTCAGCAGAAATCAAAATCATGGCTAATTATCCCGGGATGTGCTTAGTGTTCTGTTTTGCAATATTTGGATTGG GCTCTGCCATCCGCTGTTTCACATGCAAGGATAACACAGGGAGCTGCACAAATACACAGGACTGCCCTTCTGACGATGCCTGCCTGACACTGACTGAGACAG GGGGACAGATCACTCGGCAGTGCATCAAGGGCTCTGATTGCGACTTCAATCGATTGGCCCAGATGTTCCCATCTGTACCAAAATTCACCTTTGGTTGTTGCTCCAATGACCTATGCAACGGAGCCACATCCATTGGCACTGGCAAGCCCTTGCTGGGCCTTCTTGCCTCATTGGCAGTGATGTGGTGGTGTATGCAGTAA